Proteins from a single region of Juglans microcarpa x Juglans regia isolate MS1-56 chromosome 5S, Jm3101_v1.0, whole genome shotgun sequence:
- the LOC121266916 gene encoding putative germin-like protein 2-1 — MAFRFILLSAGLLALAFTAALASDSSPLQDFCVADASSQVVVNGLACKDPKTVQANDFSASGLHMAGNTSNPVGSKVTPLTAAQIPGLNTLGISLARIDYAPWGINPPHTHPRASEILLVLEGSLEVGFVTSNPENRQITKVLQKGDVFVFPVGLIHYQRNVGNGNAIAIAALSSQNPGVITIANAVFGSKPDIASDILVKAFQVHKNVIANVQSKF; from the exons ATGGCCTTCCGCTTTATTCTCCTGTCTGCTGGACTTCTCGCTTTGGCTTTCACTGCTGCATTGGCATCTGATAGTAGTCCTCTCCAAGATTTCTGCGTCGCAGATGCAAGCAGTCAAG TGGTCGTCAATGGTTTGGCATGTAAGGATCCTAAGACGGTTCAAGCCAATGATTTTTCCGCCAGTGGACTTCATATGGCTGGCAATACATCAAATCCAGTCGGTTCAAAGGTTACCCCATTGACAGCTGCTCAAATACCAGGACTCAACACTCTTGGCATTTCACTTGCTCGTATTGACTATGCACCATGGGGCATCAACCCTCCTCACACCCATCCTCGTGCCTCTGAGATCTTGTTGGTCTTGGAAGGTAGTCTGGAAGTTGGGTTCGTCACCTCTAATCCAGAAAACCGCCAGATCACAAAAGTGCTACAAAAGGGTGATGTGTTTGTATTCCCAGTTGGCCTCATCCATTACCAAAGAAATGTTGGCAATGGAAATGCCATCGCCATTGCCGCTCTCAGCAGTCAAAACCCTGGTGTTATCACTATTGCTAATGCTGTGTTTGGGTCGAAACCGGATATTGCGAGCGACATTTTAGTGAAGGCTTTCCAGGTGCATAAGAATGTCATCGCCAATGTCCAGTCCAAGTTCTAG